One genomic segment of Cellulophaga sp. HaHaR_3_176 includes these proteins:
- the brnQ gene encoding branched-chain amino acid transport system II carrier protein, giving the protein MHQTKKILVTTFAVFSLFFGAGNLIFPPLLGYQSGEMWWLVAIGFCLSAVLIPIFGILAHAKLQGTIFDFGKKVSPKFSLVYSILIYAISISLPSPRTASVTHEIAIQPFFNFDYIITSICYFSLVFIFVINRSKILNILGKLLTPAIILILLIVISITLFSFDLSFGETLFANPFSNGIREGYQTFDAIGAVVVGGVIIVSINLSEKGASYEEKKDLIRKAGFLAGIALLLIYTGLILTGAVMHKEFSPDVTRIALLNGVSTKALGNNANLILSILVSLACFTTAVGIVAGTADFMKHLFKESNKAYLITAISGCVLGVVMGQFDVNYIITIALPALMFIYPITIVLILLNVAPDKFASAKVFRVVIVITMLFSIPDFLDTVGLGNYISTLKNYIPFAKQSMGWVLPAFIGFVATNLTQRFNHE; this is encoded by the coding sequence ATGCATCAAACTAAAAAAATTCTAGTCACTACTTTTGCCGTATTCTCCCTATTCTTTGGGGCAGGTAATTTAATATTCCCTCCATTATTAGGGTACCAATCTGGAGAGATGTGGTGGTTAGTTGCTATCGGATTCTGTTTGTCCGCAGTTTTAATTCCTATTTTTGGAATACTAGCTCATGCAAAACTACAGGGAACTATATTTGATTTTGGAAAAAAAGTATCTCCAAAGTTTAGTTTAGTTTATTCCATATTAATTTACGCAATTTCCATCAGCCTACCCTCACCAAGGACAGCTTCTGTAACACACGAAATAGCAATACAACCTTTTTTCAATTTCGATTATATTATAACAAGTATATGTTACTTTTCTCTTGTATTTATTTTCGTAATCAACAGATCTAAAATATTAAATATTTTAGGAAAACTGTTAACCCCAGCAATCATTCTTATTCTTTTAATTGTGATAAGTATAACTCTTTTCTCTTTCGATTTAAGTTTTGGCGAAACACTATTCGCTAATCCTTTCTCAAATGGCATTAGAGAAGGCTATCAAACTTTTGATGCTATTGGTGCTGTTGTTGTTGGTGGTGTTATCATAGTCTCTATAAACTTAAGTGAAAAAGGCGCTAGCTATGAAGAGAAAAAAGATCTAATTAGAAAAGCTGGTTTTTTAGCAGGTATTGCTTTATTATTAATATACACTGGCTTAATACTTACAGGTGCCGTTATGCATAAAGAGTTTAGCCCTGATGTAACAAGAATAGCCTTATTGAATGGGGTAAGCACAAAAGCTCTTGGCAACAACGCTAACCTAATTTTAAGTATACTAGTTAGCTTGGCTTGTTTTACTACAGCAGTAGGTATTGTAGCGGGTACAGCAGACTTTATGAAACATCTTTTTAAAGAGTCCAACAAAGCCTACCTAATCACGGCAATTTCTGGTTGTGTTTTAGGCGTTGTAATGGGACAGTTTGATGTCAACTATATTATAACAATTGCTTTACCAGCTCTTATGTTTATATACCCAATAACAATTGTTTTAATTCTTTTAAACGTGGCACCTGATAAATTTGCCTCTGCTAAAGTTTTTAGAGTTGTTATTGTAATTACAATGCTTTTTAGTATTCCTGACTTTTTAGATACTGTTGGTTTAGGAAACTATATTTCTACACTTAAAAACTACATTCCTTTTGCTAAACAAAGTATGGGTTGGGTACTACCTGCATTTATAGGATTTGTAGCTACAAATCTAACACAGAGGTTTAACCATGAATAG
- the thiL gene encoding thiamine-phosphate kinase yields the protein MIEDKEQKRTSIESLGEFGLIDHLTEGFPITQKSTIKGIGDDAAILDFNNKKVVVSTDLLIEGVHFDLSYMPLKHLGYKAIMVNLSDIYAMNAVATQVTVSVAISNRFPLEALEELYAGIGLATAKFNVDLIGGDTTSSKTGLLISITALGEINEEDTTYRNGAKPNDLLVVSGDLGGAYMGLQVLEREKAVFKVNPNSQPDLEPYSYIVERQLKPEARKDIIETLKILEVKPTSMIDISDGLSSEILHICKQSDVGCDLYEEKIPLDPTVISSCEEFQLNSTVVALSGGEDYELLFTIDQKDFDKIKGNPNLTVIGHITDKSQGANLVSRAGSKIELTAQGWNSFKAE from the coding sequence ATGATAGAAGATAAAGAACAAAAAAGAACTTCAATAGAATCATTAGGTGAATTTGGATTAATTGACCATTTGACAGAAGGATTTCCTATTACCCAAAAATCTACAATTAAGGGTATTGGCGATGATGCCGCTATCTTGGATTTTAACAATAAAAAAGTGGTTGTTTCTACAGATTTATTGATTGAGGGTGTTCATTTCGACCTAAGCTACATGCCTTTAAAACATTTAGGGTATAAAGCTATAATGGTAAACCTATCTGATATTTACGCAATGAACGCCGTTGCTACACAAGTTACTGTTTCAGTTGCTATTTCTAACAGATTTCCTTTAGAGGCATTGGAAGAACTGTATGCAGGTATTGGTTTAGCTACAGCAAAATTTAACGTTGATTTAATTGGTGGAGACACCACCTCATCTAAAACCGGTTTACTTATAAGCATTACTGCTTTAGGTGAAATTAATGAAGAAGATACAACTTACCGAAATGGTGCAAAACCAAACGATTTATTAGTAGTTTCTGGTGATTTAGGTGGAGCATACATGGGACTTCAAGTTTTAGAGCGCGAAAAAGCGGTTTTTAAAGTTAACCCAAACAGCCAGCCTGATTTAGAACCTTACTCTTACATTGTTGAAAGACAATTGAAACCTGAGGCTCGTAAAGACATTATCGAAACTTTAAAAATACTAGAAGTAAAACCTACTTCGATGATTGATATAAGTGACGGTCTATCTTCTGAAATTTTACATATTTGTAAACAAAGTGATGTTGGTTGTGATTTGTATGAAGAAAAAATTCCTTTGGACCCTACAGTAATCTCTTCTTGTGAAGAATTTCAATTAAATAGTACTGTAGTTGCATTAAGTGGCGGCGAAGACTATGAGCTACTATTTACTATTGATCAGAAAGATTTTGACAAAATAAAAGGGAATCCAAACTTGACGGTAATTGGTCATATTACAGATAAAAGCCAAGGAGCTAATTTAGTTTCAAGAGCTGGTTCAAAAATTGAATTAACTGCTCAAGGGTGGAATTCTTTTAAAGCGGAATAA
- a CDS encoding glycosyl transferase family 90 codes for MKLDDIKLFYYLRNFTRNAMPSFYFKNYFEKIKAYEVKCDPSEIQNRLNYYFKVTQSFNLPKEAVAVKNFKKTKSTTYFFDLKEFLHYFKPNVSFVYHFGDETHINSYPTLFKARPIAGENANSILFKLNKRRHFQWVNDSNKFSDKKNQLVWRGKAWHKLRTDFAKTYWNHPLCDIGQVNKLENNEPWVKGFLTIEEQLNYKFIFCPEGNDVATNLKWAMSSNSLCIMPKPNFETWFMEGTLKAGVHYVEVENDCADLEEKIKYYINNTTEAEQIIKNAHTHVKMFQDKKKEDLLCLKVLEKYAELSGQNNALRF; via the coding sequence ATGAAACTAGATGACATTAAGCTTTTTTATTATTTAAGAAATTTCACAAGAAACGCAATGCCGAGTTTTTATTTCAAAAATTATTTTGAAAAAATAAAAGCCTACGAAGTTAAATGTGATCCATCTGAAATACAAAATAGACTCAATTACTATTTTAAAGTAACACAAAGTTTTAACCTTCCAAAAGAGGCTGTGGCTGTCAAAAATTTTAAAAAAACAAAGAGCACCACCTATTTTTTCGACTTAAAAGAATTTCTCCATTACTTTAAGCCTAACGTTTCATTTGTATATCATTTTGGAGATGAAACACACATTAACTCATACCCTACACTATTCAAAGCTAGACCAATAGCTGGCGAAAACGCCAACTCAATATTATTTAAATTAAATAAAAGACGACACTTTCAATGGGTTAATGATTCGAATAAGTTTTCTGATAAAAAAAACCAATTGGTATGGCGCGGAAAAGCGTGGCATAAATTACGAACAGACTTTGCAAAAACATATTGGAACCACCCCCTATGCGATATCGGACAAGTAAATAAACTTGAAAACAATGAGCCATGGGTAAAAGGTTTTTTGACTATCGAAGAGCAGTTAAATTACAAATTTATTTTTTGCCCAGAAGGTAATGATGTTGCTACAAATTTAAAGTGGGCAATGTCATCAAACTCATTATGTATAATGCCAAAACCTAATTTTGAAACTTGGTTTATGGAAGGCACACTTAAAGCTGGCGTACATTATGTTGAAGTTGAAAACGATTGCGCTGACCTTGAAGAAAAAATAAAGTACTATATAAATAATACTACTGAAGCTGAGCAAATTATAAAAAATGCTCACACTCACGTAAAAATGTTTCAAGACAAAAAAAAAGAAGATCTACTCTGCTTAAAAGTATTAGAAAAGTATGCCGAATTATCAGGTCAGAATAACGCGCTACGTTTTTAA
- a CDS encoding iron-sulfur cluster assembly accessory protein: MIQVSETAKKRVVSLMTEEGFDSSKDYVRVGVKSGGCSGLSYELNFDDKIGETDKIFEDNDVRIIVEKKSFLYLVGTILEYSGGLNGKGFVFNNPNAQRTCGCGESFSL, from the coding sequence ATGATTCAAGTATCGGAAACGGCAAAAAAAAGAGTCGTCTCTCTAATGACAGAGGAGGGATTTGATTCGTCTAAAGATTATGTTCGTGTTGGTGTGAAAAGTGGTGGTTGCAGTGGGCTATCTTACGAGCTTAATTTTGATGATAAAATAGGGGAAACTGACAAAATTTTTGAAGATAATGATGTGAGAATTATTGTTGAGAAAAAGAGTTTTCTTTATTTGGTTGGGACAATTTTAGAATATTCAGGAGGTCTTAACGGTAAAGGGTTTGTTTTTAATAATCCTAACGCACAAAGAACGTGTGGTTGTGGTGAAAGTTTTTCACTATAG
- the sufB gene encoding Fe-S cluster assembly protein SufB: MAYTEEELKKELETKEYEYGFYTDIESDTFPIGLNEDIVRAISKKKNEPQWMTDWRIEAYRVWEKMEEPEWANVHYEKPDFQAISYYSAPKKNDPNKSLDDVDPELLEMYKKLGISVDEQKKLQNVAVDIVVDSVSVATTFKKTLGEKGIIFMPISEAIQEHPELVKKYIGSIVPTTDNFYAALNSAVFTDGSFCYIPKGVRCPMELSTYFRINQAGTGQFERTLVIADEGSYVSYLEGCTAPSRDENQLHAAVVELIALDDAEIKYSTVQNWFPGNKEGKGGVYNFVTKRALCEKNAKVSWTQVETGSAVTWKYPSCILKGDNSIGEFYSIAVTNNYQQADTGTKMIHLGKNTRSTIISKGISAGKSQNSYRGLVQINSRADNARNFSQCDSLLMGNECGAHTFPYIEVKNKSAQIEHEATTSKIGEDQLFYCNQRGIPTEKAIALIVNGFSKEVLNKLPMEFAVEAQKLLEISLEGSVG; this comes from the coding sequence ATGGCGTATACAGAAGAAGAGCTGAAAAAAGAATTAGAAACCAAAGAATATGAATATGGTTTTTATACTGATATAGAGTCAGATACATTCCCTATCGGATTAAATGAAGATATTGTTCGTGCTATTTCTAAAAAGAAAAACGAACCACAGTGGATGACTGATTGGCGTATTGAGGCTTACCGAGTTTGGGAAAAAATGGAAGAACCAGAATGGGCTAATGTTCATTATGAGAAACCAGACTTTCAAGCTATTTCATATTATTCTGCTCCTAAAAAAAATGATCCTAATAAATCGTTAGATGATGTAGATCCTGAGTTATTAGAGATGTACAAGAAATTAGGAATTTCTGTTGATGAACAAAAGAAATTACAAAATGTTGCGGTTGATATTGTAGTAGATTCAGTATCTGTTGCTACAACTTTTAAAAAGACGTTAGGTGAAAAAGGAATTATTTTTATGCCAATATCTGAAGCTATTCAAGAGCATCCAGAATTGGTTAAAAAATACATAGGTTCTATTGTACCAACTACTGATAATTTTTATGCAGCACTAAATTCAGCTGTTTTTACAGATGGTAGTTTTTGTTACATTCCAAAAGGTGTTCGTTGCCCAATGGAATTATCAACATATTTTAGAATTAACCAAGCAGGTACAGGTCAATTCGAAAGAACTTTAGTAATTGCGGATGAAGGTAGTTATGTAAGTTATCTAGAGGGTTGTACTGCACCATCGCGTGACGAGAATCAATTGCATGCTGCTGTTGTAGAGCTTATCGCTTTAGATGATGCTGAAATTAAATATTCTACCGTGCAAAACTGGTTCCCTGGAAATAAAGAGGGTAAAGGTGGAGTTTACAATTTTGTAACTAAAAGAGCTTTGTGTGAGAAAAATGCAAAAGTATCTTGGACACAAGTAGAAACTGGTTCGGCAGTAACTTGGAAGTATCCTTCTTGTATTTTAAAAGGAGATAACTCTATCGGAGAATTTTATTCTATCGCAGTTACTAACAACTACCAACAGGCAGATACAGGTACAAAAATGATTCATTTGGGTAAAAATACCCGAAGTACAATTATATCAAAAGGTATTTCAGCAGGTAAATCTCAAAATAGTTATAGAGGTTTAGTTCAAATAAATAGTAGAGCAGACAATGCGCGTAACTTCTCGCAATGTGATTCTCTTTTAATGGGTAATGAATGTGGCGCACATACTTTCCCGTACATTGAAGTAAAAAACAAAAGTGCTCAAATAGAGCACGAGGCTACAACCAGTAAAATTGGTGAAGATCAATTGTTCTATTGTAATCAAAGAGGGATACCTACAGAAAAAGCGATTGCATTAATTGTAAATGGCTTTAGTAAAGAGGTATTAAATAAACTACCAATGGAATTTGCAGTAGAGGCACAAAAACTTTTGGAAATTAGTTTAGAAGGTTCAGTAGGATAA